In one Rutidosis leptorrhynchoides isolate AG116_Rl617_1_P2 chromosome 8, CSIRO_AGI_Rlap_v1, whole genome shotgun sequence genomic region, the following are encoded:
- the LOC139862949 gene encoding zinc finger A20 and AN1 domain-containing stress-associated protein 4-like produces MAEEQNWEETNNHTPCANNCGFFGNPTTHNLCSKCYKDHSLKQQCLSNVKTVDKSISHSPHQAGTCSYSSISTDTAPVDTSQEVTVKPQQRNRCGSCKRRVGLTGFTCRCGTTFCGTHRYPEKHGCTFDFKTMGKEAIAKANPVIKAAKLEKI; encoded by the coding sequence ATGGCCGAGGAACAAAACTGGGAAGAAACAAACAATCACACGCCTTGCGCGAATAATTGTGGTTTTTTTGGTAACCCAACAACGCATAACCTATGTTCCAAATGTTACAAAGACCATTCATTAAAACAACAATGTTTGTCAAACGTTAAAACGGTTGACAAAAGCATATCTCATTCGCCACATCAAGCGGGAACATGCTCTTATTCATCCATATCAACTGATACCGCGCCGGTTGATACATCGCAAGAGGTGACTGTAAAGCCGCAGCAGCGAAATAGGTGCGGGTCATGCAAAAGGCGTGTGGGGCTCACGGGGTTCACGTGCAGATGTGGAACAACTTTCTGTGGGACCCATAGGTACCCTGAAAAACATGGGTGTACTTTTGATTTCAAGACTATGGGTAAAGAGGCTATTGCTAAAGCTAATCCTGTGATCAAAGCTGCAAAATTGGAGAAGATTTGA
- the LOC139861266 gene encoding uncharacterized protein → MAGSVDDIATAPPDSWEVADLDVTMSRLMLSSKRDNNANSDSRDANTASADSLAPVRSSSGDVLDNLVDSVDQFLREALQNPRERLSVLRIEQDVEKFIKDSSQQQMEFQQLPTSYLRLAAHRVAQHYSLQSMVLLDNTLPDGSGSRIIVRKTSESRLPLIRLADIPVNIPTEDLASSAVKVAIKQRPNKRSQMGGGSNSNSLKNNSLKSVEERKEEYNRARARIFSSTAGSSVGKQETEPSMQEVFKQHSPLATSKIEEVFVPDMSTGRASVDSSAGSSRSGRIKTEKEPIVRSRSNSRVAIFRDREVERKDPDYDRNYDRYAQRFDPGFGFNGGSYAIQPLYAPIVNYNTEFPQLGAGHRSSISTEHQPRGLPQHLPGPWVPLSSPAGIGYRPPETIMTPYSPSHASPHPATTLYMQYPCQRPGMAFIHPRDQIHQHYTQSQQQQSDASFGLARPR, encoded by the exons ATGGCGGGATCAGTTGACGATATCGCAACTGCTCCGCCGGATTCATGGGAAGTTGCTGACCTAGACGTTACTATGAGTAGGTTGATGCTTTCTTCTAAGCGAGACAACAACGCTAACTCTGATTCGAGAGATGCTAATACTGCCAGTGCTGATTCATTAGCTCCGGTTAGGTCTTCATCTGGCGATGTGTTGGATAATTTGGTTGATTCTGTTGATCAGTTTCTTCGTGAAGCTTTGCAAAACCCTAGGGAGCGCCTTTCAG TACTACGGATTGAGCAGGATGTGGAGAAGTTCATCAAAGATTCTTCACAACAACAGATGGAGTTTCAACAGTTACCTACGTCATATCTGCGATTAGCAGCACATCGTGTGGCCCAGCATTATTCACTGCAGTCAATGGTTTTATTGGACAATACCCTCCCCGATGGTTCTGGATCACGAATCATTGTCCGTAAAACTTCTGAATCCCGGCTTCCTTTGATTCGGTTAGCAGACATCCCGGTTAATATACCAACCGAGGACCTTGCCAGCAGTGCTGTTAAGGTTGCAATTAAACAGAGGCCCAATAAGCGATCGCAGATGGGTGGTGGATCAAACTCAAATTCCCTAAAGAACAATAGTTTAAAAAGTGTAGAGGAGAGAAAAGAAGAATATAACCGAGCACGTGCGAGAATATTCAGCTCTACCGCTGGCTCTAGTGTCGGGAAACAAGAGACCGAGCCAAGTATGCAGGAAGTTTTTAAGCAACATAGTCCGTTAGCAACTTCAAAAATAGAAGAAGTTTTTGTTCCTGATATGAGTACTGGCAGGGCTTCAGTTGATTCCTCTGCAGGAAGCAGTAGATCGGGTAGAATTAAGACAGAGAAGGAGCCAATTGTTAGATCAAGGAGTAATAGTAGAGTGGCTATCTTTCGTGATCGTGAAGTTGAGCGAAAAGATCCTGATTATGACAGGAATTATGACAG ATATGCACAAAGATTTGATCCAGGCTTTGGGTTTAATGGAGGTTCATATGCCATACAGCCACTGTACGCACCAATAGTGAACTACAATACCGAATTCCCTCAGCTCGGTGCTGGTCACAGGTCTTCTATTTCTACTGAACACCAACCTCGTGGACTCCCTCAACATTTACCTGGCCCATGGGTCCCACTATCTTCTCCTGCAGGAATAGGCTATAGGCCTCCAGAAACTATCATGACTCCATATAGTCCGAGCCACGCTAGTCCACATCCTGCGACCACACTATATATGCAGTATCCATGTCAGCGGCCCGGGATGGCGTTTATCCATCCCCGTGACCAAATTCATCAACACTACACACAG TCTCAGCAGCAGCAATCTGATGCAAGTTTTGGATTAGCCCGGCCCCGCTGA
- the LOC139861897 gene encoding probable sodium/metabolite cotransporter BASS4, chloroplastic — MAGTIHTLTNFISPITGNTHLRSRYLKSGNQSFNAINSLLISRKPRLITVSNNINSDQIQGNGGQDKPPSKSGGIFTFAANNFLPLALIGGVALGLVNPGPGCVAHEYQLSKVSTFGIFIISGLTLRSEDIGEAVDAWPVGLFGLASILLFTPNLSRIILQLHLQPQEFVIGLALFSCMPTTLSSGVALTRLAGGNSALALAMTVASSLLAILIVPFSISKLIACGLGASVPTGKLLKRLIFTLLIPLILGKAFREFFKGLADFADNNRKLLSILSVVLLSWVPWIQVSRSRSLLLMVKPTAFLVVFMMGMLLHLVLLGFNAISIQCLCAVSGGHESIFAKKENSTALLIVASQKALPVLVAVVDQLGTTFGESGLLIIPCVAAHLIQIITDSFLINYWNKKEQSLSNNKVA, encoded by the exons ATGGCGGGAACAATCCACACCTTGACAAATTTCATTTCTCCGATCACCGGAAACACTCATCTCCGATCTCGCTACTTAAAATCCGGCAATCAATCGTTCAATGCTATCAATAGTTTGTTAATATCTCGAAAGCCTCGTTTAATTACTGTTAGTAACAACATCAATTCTGATCAG ATTCAAGGAAATGGCGGTCAAGATAAACCTCCTTCAAAATCTGGTGGTATCTTTACTTTTGCTGCTAACAATTTCCTTCCATTAG CGCTTATAGGAGGAGTAGCATTGGGACTTGTGAATCCTGGTCCTGGTTGTGTTGCACATGAATATCAATTATCTAAAGTTAGCACATTTGGGATATTTATCATATCAG GATTAACACTTCGTAGTGAAGATATTGGTGAGGCTGTTGATGCTTGGCCAGTTGGACTCTTTGGGCTC GCTTCAATTTTATTGTTTACGCCTAACCTTTCGAGAATTATCCTGCAACTTCACCTTCAACCTCAAGAATTTGTTATAG GGCTAGCTCTTTTTAGTTGTATGCCTACAACATTATCAAGTGGAGTTGCTTTAACCAGG CTTGCTGGAGGAAATTCGGCCTTGGCTCTTGCAATGACTGTTGCGTCTAGTTTGTTGGCAATTTTGATT GTACCATTTTCAATATCAAAACTAATAGCTTGTGGACTGGGGGCATCTGTTCCAACTGGAAAATTGCTCAAAAGACTAATTTTTACACTTCTAATACCTTTGATTTTGGGGAAG GCTTTTCGGGAATTCTTTAAAG GCTTGGCAGATTTTGCTGATAATAATCGTAAGCTCTTATCGATTCTGAGTGTAGTATTACTCAGTTGG GTCCCTTGGATACAAGTGAGCAGATCAAGGTCTCTGCTTCTAATGGTTAAGCCTACAGCCTTTCTTGTAGTTTTCATGATGGGAAT GCTTCTTCACCTGGTACTCTTAGGTTTTAACGCCATATCAATACAGTGTCTGTGTGCTGTATCTGGTGGTCACGAATCCATATTTGCAAAGAAGGAAAATTCAACTGCTCTCTTAATTGTCGCAAGTCAG AAAGCTTTGCCGGTGCTGGTTGCAGTTGTGGATCAACTAGGTACTACGTTTGGTGAATCGGGTTTACTGATTATTCCTTGCGTCGCAGCACATTTGATACAG ATAATCACAGACTCTTTTCTCATAAACTACTGGAATAAAAAGGAACAATCGCTTAGCAATAACAAAGTGGCATGA